Below is a window of Callospermophilus lateralis isolate mCalLat2 chromosome 9, mCalLat2.hap1, whole genome shotgun sequence DNA.
GCCAAAGGAGCCTGAGATGAGACTGAAACACTACCTTGACAGTACAAAAGTGACCCTTCTGGTTACATTTGCTGGCAATTAAACaaaacagggggaaaaaaatacaGTAAGATTGAGTgagaaaaagtattttatttgtcTTGACTTCTGCACTGAGCAGCAGCAGGATGAGCTGAAGGCAGCTGCAGAAGGGTCTAGAGGATGAGGGGAGAGCAGGGTGGATCGGGGAGTAGGAGCAGACTGGTGAGAAGCAGCAGGGGCAGTGGAGAGGTGGAAAGGAGCAGCTTCCTGAGAGCAGCTGACAGCCCCTCGCCCTGTGGCCCCAAGAGACCCCTGCAGCTTGAGGAGGGGCTGAGGCAGCAGGCATGGGGCAGTGAGTTCAGTggccaggagggaggagggaaggagggctgCTGACGCCAGCATTCCCATTTGTGCCTAAACTGCGTGGTGGACATGCCAGCaaaggcctcctgaaatcccccaCATGGCCATGGTGTAGCGCATGGGCCCTTCAATGCACTCGGGCAGAGCGTCTACCTGAGACCAGTCCTGAAGGCAGGGTATGCAGGCTGCCAGCTGCCTGCCCACAGGCACCCCCCACTCCGCCCCAGACAGATCGGTGGGTGCTTACGTTGTTCTCCAGGCCCTCGATGACCTCGATGCCATTGTGGCTGAGGTACAGCTCCCGCAGGTTCACCAGGCTCTGCAGGCCCTCGATCTTTGTCAGCCGGTTGCTCTGTGAGGGGAGAGCCAGAGTCACAAGAGCAAGGAGCAGTGCAGAGAGTGAGAGATAAAGGGTTTTAGGAAGTGGAGCTCCTTATTATTCTGAAGAATCCTAATAGGGTATTTCATTTAAAATGTGCTAGAATGGAGCTTGTGCAGATTGGAAAGAGGACCAAGTCTGTTAAACAACACTAAAATTCATGCATGGAAATTCAGTTTCTTACATTAGGAACTCTTTTTAGATGTACTTAGGAAGATTTACTTGAATTAAATTTAACAACTTTAAAATATCAAAATCActgaatattttgaaataaattatcATTTCTTTTAAAAGTTAGACCCGAAGAACTTGTTTTCACTCTGCAAAACATCTGCTTTACAAAGGATCAGAGTGGTTTTGTGTGTACATCACTGGTGGTCAGTGGGACCTGCCATGCCAGGCTGTCCCTAGAGCATCCAGTCACAACTCCCTTCAAGAGTCTCATTTCACAAATTTGCTTCTGACAaaagccaaacaaacaaacaaacccccaaAACAAAACCCCAACTGGTCATCTGAGGCCCGGCACACTTGAGTGTTGATTGCTGCCCATCTGCTGCTATCAACAGGGCCTGGACCCTCTGGGAGCAGGCAAGCTCTTTCTTCTGACCTGTAAATGAAAACTACCTCATTATCTAACtgctaataggaaaaaaaaagaacatgatctttaaagaaagaaattttagcAGGGTATGGTTGCGCATattcccagctacctgggagctgaggcaggaggatcccaagttttagCCAGACTGAATaagtcagtgagaacctgtctaggGGAAGTGGGGGTTTGGGGGCTGGGaccgtggcttagcagtagaatacttgcctaacaTGTTTCAGACCCTGGGTTCTACCCTCAttgccacaaaaaagaaaaaaaaattaataactttatttattttttatgtggtgctgagggtcaaacccagtgcctcacacatgctaggcaaataccctACCACTAGGCCAgcctgaaatttttaatatttattaaaaaccaAACTGTTAgttgggcacacatatgagagtaTGTGGTCTGTGGATGCTGGGTGGAGCTGTGGCTCAGGCCCTGCCAGGAAGCTGGGGGTACCAGTACCTGCATACTGAGGACGGTCAGGTTGGTAAGTGCATCCAGGTTCTGAAGTTTAGTGATTTTGTTTTTCCCCAAAAACAAACTCTCCAGGTTGGTTAATGTGTCGATATTTTCGATTGCCTGTGAAGAGGACAGAAGGGCAGTCAGCACTGTGCCGGGGACTATGTGGGACAGTGAGGCCCTAGACCAGGAGGCAAGGCAACCTGGACTTCAGCAATGACACTGGGCCAGCCTCTCATCTGCTCTGCGAATTTTCCAATGAAATCTCACTgggaaatatataataaaaaacagGAAAACGATGGGGTGGGGTCCAAGGCCCTGTCTCTTGGCCTGACTCCCAAACCCAAGAGGGTTTTCAGATCTCTGGGGTTCCAGGGACACAGTTTGAAACTCATGGAGCGGCTTTCTTGTGTCCCTCCAGTTCCCTGGCCTGGGCTGGCCTATTCATCTTATCTTGTACGTGTCAAAGTGCACTCACTCCCCTGAGCCTAGGTCTCCAAGAGTGAGATGCTAGCAGCTCTGACTCAGGCCTCCAGATCTCCAGATCCTGAAATATCCATGAGGGTCCTGGGGGCTGGCTATCTTCATTCCACGGCTTTACTACCAAACACTCCTCCATTGCTATGGGCTTGAATGGTTCTCATTCCTGCCCAGGGGGACCCTCCTTTCTTTCTGTTGGGCAGATTCATGCCCCAGTATCAATCCACATGTGACCTCTCAGGTTTGCGCTCCCTCAGATGCTGGGGATTCTTCACAGGACTCAGTCAGCTGGTAAAGGACTTGATCCTGGTTCTATGGAATACCACCTTTGCTTTTCAAagcctcactttccattttgcaccTTGTCTTCAAGGTCAAATGGATCCTGGAGAAGAGCAGATTGGATCTTGCCAGGAGACCCAGTCCAGGAGAAGCACCAGCCCAGTACACTGTTCTCTGCAAAATGCCACTTGCTTATCAGATGGCAGATCCCTGAAGGGGCCACCTAGCTGTGTTTGGGGAACCTTTATCTTGGAGGCTCCCTAGAGAAAACCATAAGCAGGGAACAAGTTCAGAAGCGAGGTTTccaggctggctggctggctgtggCAAACGCCAGCTGGGAACGGTGTGAATTAGGGCCCCCAAAATCTATGCACTGAAGACATGGCAGACCACTTAGTATGGGCATGTATtctgataaacatttaaaaattcttaaaaaaatattaattttttagtttttggcggacacaacatctttgtttttgtatgttgtgctgaggattgaaccctggccacacgcatgccaggcgagcgcgctaccacttgagccacatccccagccccacgtaTTCTGATTAATATAGACTTTTAGTTagcaatttaaataataataataataataattttcctttttctgaAGAACCACAACACTGTGAGAGAAACCCAGCCAAGTGCACCTCTGGTGTGCTCCCTGGTGGCCCAGGCAGACCCGGTGGCTCCCCAGGACACCCGCAGGCACTGTCTGCACCTACCCGGATGCGGTTAGACCCCAGCTCCAGCATCTGCAGTTGGTGTAAGTTGCTTATattctcaattttattgattttattgttGACCAAGAAGAGTTTTTTCAGCCGTGTCAATTTGTCAATCCCTTCAATGTTTCTTAGTAGATTAAAAGAAATATCTAGAATCCTGGgaataagcaaaacattattttaaaaaataaaaatgaaagcagaatgcatGAGTTAGAATTTAACTAGCTCAGAGGTGGCATCACCACTGTGGACACAGGGTCTGACCACAGTCCTGATGGTCTGTCACACAGTGGTGAGGCTGCCAGGACCTGGAGTGCACTAGAGCAGCCCAGGCACCTGACACTGTCTCCTAGGGCCGTGTGTGGGGCAGAAACCAGGTTCCATTCACAACTGGGTCCAGGGGAGGACAAGCACCAGGTGCTGCACACAGAATGAACCTAAGAACTGCTGAATTAACAACAAACAAAGATCAACAAGCAACAGAGGGTTTGCAGAAGTTCAGGAAAAGTTACTTATCAGGACCTGATTCCTTTAATTAGAAAGGACAGtgaattctttattttaaaagaggGTTCAAAGGGCAAAAGGACATTTTTTATTTAAGTTCTCATCTTCCTGATTTTGCCTTCATCCCTGGAGCCTGGCCAGAGTCCCATGCCAGTTTTCTAGTTAAGACCGACTAGCAAGGGGATGGCACATAGGAGCTGCCGTGCCCACTGGGAGCCCTGGACACAGCAGGCAAAAAACTGGGAGCCAGGTGCAGGGAAGGACCCTGTGTCAGAGGTGGCCTCCAGAGGGTGTTGGTTCTAGGAAGGCTGGCTGCCCCTTATCCAGTTATCTCCCCCACCAGTCCCAACTCCTCTGGGTCTTCCCACTCACTCCAACTGTGTCAGTGCCTCCAGGTTCTCGATCTTCTTGATCTGGTTGTCATACAGATCCAACTCACGAAGACTCTGCAGTTCTTCCAGGTTCTCAATGCATTTAATTAAATTCTGACGAAGGCACAGAGTCTGGAGACAGGAAGAGGACAACTGACACAGGCACTGGGCGGGTTGCAGAGCCAGCCTTCCTAGTCAGAAGACACGGTCTACTTTCCTCACTGTTTCCTAGAAAAGTGAGGTCCTTCCAGAGGCAGGTGGGCAGAGGCATGAAGCTGGAATTGTCCTGCCCCACCTGGGGATAAGCAGAGGCCGAAGGGAGGAGGCTGTGCAGGCCCCACACCAAGTAGGCCTActtggggagggaggaaaggtCTGGGGCTGGAACACAAGCCGTGTTCTGGCAGAATGAGCCTTTGGAGGTTCCATTCTGAGAAGCAGAcatgttttttgtgtgtgatgcgggatgaacccagggtcttgtgcatgctaggcaagcattctaccacctgGGCTGTACCCTAGTCCTTGAGAAGCAAATTTGACTGCAGAGGTCAAGGACTGTAGACTTAGGCAAGCGCCCCTCTGAAAGAGGCTCAGAACCAAGGCAGGCCTAAGCCCAGACCACCTCTCAGTTCCTGCACTACTGCAAAATGCTGGCTACGTTCAGAACACAGGGAGGTGCGTGAAAGGTCCAGACACAGGTCTGTGCCTTCCACAGGATGGGAACAAGGACAGAACCTCCTCACCTTCACCTTCTTCAGCACCTCGAAGCCTTCAATTTTTCCAATGCGATAGTGATTCAGATCAACATCCTGAAACAGACAAAATCTAGCTCAGCTACAGCAGAAGCCTGGTGACCTGGTTCCTGGAATAGGAGCTGCCAAGGGGGGCTGTCGGGTGGATGAGGTGAGAGTGAGTGTGAGAGACCCAGATTGGGTTTGTGACTGACAGGTGATGGTGATGTGGGGTGAGCTGTCACGCTGATGCTCTTGGTTTAGCTATTGTTCATATTAGTTTTACATGAGACTGACCCTccaaatgattggcatgtggcagTTTTCTCTGGGCTACTCCCAGCTCCCTTGAGCACAAAGCACAGCTCCGGCTCCAAGAAGATGCACTTCTTAATGTCAGCATCAATGAGCAGCTGTGGGGTGAAGAGAAGACCCCAGGCTACTCAATCCCTTAACAGTTGgccgttggggatgtgagggtccCACCACTGACAAAGTAGTCATTGTGCTCATGTGATTCACAAGTCAAAAAGGATTTCATTGGCCATAGTCCTCAGTGGGTAAACAGAAATGAGACTCAATCACTGGTGTTAAACAAAGCAAGAATACAGAAAATTGACACAACTAAGGGAGGCTTAGGTGACCTCTTTAGGGAAATCACTTACTAATTTGTCACCTTCATAAAAAATAACCTGACAGTCAGGGTGATCTGTCATGCCCCCCCTGAGGCTGGGTCGAGTAGGCTGCATTACCTCTGCATCTCGGTCCAGGCTAATGGTTTCCATATCCACAGCCAGCTCATGTTCCTCtaaagaaaaggagaaggaaagagcTCATTTAGAACTGTTTACGAGAGGCAGTGGCCCTGAGTCAGTGAAGAGCTGCTATTCTGTCCAGGGTCTGAGACATCTGGCTCATGCACCTAACTGAAATGCAGAGGACACCAAGGGTAAAGATTGATGTTTCAAGCATCCTGAGTTTCCTGAATCCAGCTTCTGGCAAAGGTCTCCAAACTTCCATCAGTGCCTCCAAACTTCCCAAGAAAGGAAATGCAGCCTGAAGGTACTGGCGGAAGAAGGAGCTGCCCGAGCCATGGAGAGCCCAGTCTCTGCTGGGGATGCAGACTCAGAACCTTCCTGGAAACCTCAGAGTGCTCGCTGGTAGCTGCCTGCCCTCCTGTGCATTCCTTCCCTCTTGTCTGTGGCAGTAAATCAGGCCATCTGAATACAAACCATGCTGGGTGTGTCATGTGTTCCAGGATGAGCCTTTTAGTGCTTAGAAGATAGTCCTGCATCTATGAATGCTCTTCTCTGCAAAGAGCAAACAAAATGAGGCACAGCTAAGAGCAGGACTAAGGAGCCTCAATGAATAATTTAAACACCTTCTCAACTGGAAGACGGTGAACTAATTCCAGCAGAGAAGCTCACTCAAGATTTCACAAGGACTATCTACCCCAGAGCTGGGCTCCTCCAAGCCAGGCActaagacacacacagacacacgtgAGCACACACAGGCAATACACACCCCTTAAGCATGCTCAAGGCCCGGGTTTCATCCTTGGAATCgccccaaacaaaaacaaagaaacaaaaaaccccacactTGAAGAGCAATAGTTTTTCTTCCATATTATAAAATGTCCAATCATTGCTCACATTTTCCCAATTGTCTTATAATTTCTTCCCCCAGTTTACTTGAAATAGAATCCAAATAAAGTTACACATTGTGTGACTGCATGCATTTCTGTTAAATCCCTTTTTTACCTTGAAACTTTTGGCTGGAAGAAAACAGGCTGTTTGTTTTATAGTGGAGAAGCAGTCTGGATTCTGAATTCTATGCCCAGAGGCTCTTactaatttttaaactttttgtgGTTTTAGAGGCTACTTACAGGATGTTGAGCATGCCATTCATGTGCTTCCCCACTGagtcatcctcagctcttttcattttgaaacaggctCTGGCTAAGATACCTAGGCTGACCTTGGActtaatgatcctcctgcctcagcctcctgagttgctgggatgaccaGGCTTTCACCCCCATAGTTCCTGTAAACAGGTCATCA
It encodes the following:
- the Ppp1r7 gene encoding protein phosphatase 1 regulatory subunit 7 isoform X1, with the translated sequence MATLHKTLRERVLYYSPKCPVDRRVESEESGDEEGKKRSSGLVADLSEQSLKDRAERGEEDPEEEHELAVDMETISLDRDAEDVDLNHYRIGKIEGFEVLKKVKTLCLRQNLIKCIENLEELQSLRELDLYDNQIKKIENLEALTQLEILDISFNLLRNIEGIDKLTRLKKLFLVNNKINKIENISNLHQLQMLELGSNRIRAIENIDTLTNLESLFLGKNKITKLQNLDALTNLTVLSMQSNRLTKIEGLQSLVNLRELYLSHNGIEVIEGLENNNKLTMLDIASNRIKKIENISHLTELQEFWMNDNLLESWSDLEELKGAHSLETVYLERNPLQKDPQYRRKVMLALPSVRQIDATFVRF
- the Ppp1r7 gene encoding protein phosphatase 1 regulatory subunit 7 isoform X2, which translates into the protein MAAERGAGQQQSQEMMEVDRRVESEESGDEEGKKRSSGLVADLSEQSLKDRAERGEEDPEEEHELAVDMETISLDRDAEDVDLNHYRIGKIEGFEVLKKVKTLCLRQNLIKCIENLEELQSLRELDLYDNQIKKIENLEALTQLEILDISFNLLRNIEGIDKLTRLKKLFLVNNKINKIENISNLHQLQMLELGSNRIRAIENIDTLTNLESLFLGKNKITKLQNLDALTNLTVLSMQSNRLTKIEGLQSLVNLRELYLSHNGIEVIEGLENNNKLTMLDIASNRIKKIENISHLTELQEFWMNDNLLESWSDLEELKGAHSLETVYLERNPLQKDPQYRRKVMLALPSVRQIDATFVRF